The genomic DNA TTCAAGCATACTGTCAGGGTTGTGACCAGAAACCACTCTGCAAACCGGTAGTTTTATTAGGgaaattaatttcattttgtaAGTATAAGCTCCATTTAAACATGTCACATTTTAATTCCATGCACAGGGTTTTACACTACTGTTTTTAGCCTGCAGAAAGACAGATGAAGaagttttctgttaaaaatactttttgcaaaaaatgcacaaagaaaTAACCTTCACAGCCTTTTATGCGAAATctctttatttgaaaaaaaaaaaattaatctatcATCACTGTGTAATCAAATGCTTTTGATggtttttatgtcttttcttTCTAAAACAAATAGACTGTCAAAATAAGAGTAAGAGGTCAATTATAGTAGGGGACGGATATGATGTTCTTtagaaatacatgtttttttaaacaagtatAGTATTAAATAAGTTTGTAGATATAGGCATATTGTTTATTGCCAAAGCCCAGTATCATGCACCCCTACTATTTTCAAACAAGATCAAAATTGTAAACCATTGCTTAAATGTCCAAGCacacttacatttttttcataatttcaaaaaatatattttgaacAAGGTATAGAGGGTCGGGctattacattttttgtaaaagttTCTGTGAATTGCTAAAACATACATACAGAACTGCACTACATTTAAGGTGTTTGTGGTGTGAATGTTTTAGAACTCAgcactattttgtattttttctatgttttgattttctttttgtgctttttgatgtgtttttaacaaGTAGTTcccttttgctcattttagcaAAAGACAGAGATTAATTCTAGTGTGGTTAACTTAAAAACAGAACTACATTATCATTATATAACAAATGATAATGAAACTTCCCACGAGTGTGGTTCCTCTTATACTGATGGTGTTTTGGTGAAAGGGATGGACTAACAGACACCAGTGtactttaaaagaaaagcatGGAATAGAAAGAAAATATGTCTGCCTGTACATGCATATGTCAGTGAAGGAGTAATTCAATGCCTATGTAATGACCACTTTAAATTAACattcattttgtgtttacatgccTGCATTAAAATATGATTCTCTTCTCTTGTCTTTCAGTCATGGAGAGCCTTGTGCATTACAGCAACCCCTCCCACTCCCTCTCAGTCTTAGGGGTTCTGAATGAGCAGCGTCTGCGTGGTCAGATGTGCGATGTAGTCCTGGTTGTGGCTGACCAGAGGTACCAGGCTCATAAGAGTGTCCTGGCTGCCAGCAGTGAGTATTTCCAGTCCCTCTTCACCCGGATGGACACAGAAACCCTAAAAGTAGTAAATCTGGACTTCTGTGAGCCTGATGCCTTTGAGATTGTTTTGAATTACATCTACTCCTCCTCACTTTTTGTGGACAAAGGCAGCCTGGCAGCTATTCAAGAGCTGGGCTACAGTCTTGGAATCCCTTTCCTCACAAACATAGTGTCAACAAGGCCACATGCATCCTACTGTGTGTCCAGAAAAAGGCTGTCGTTCTCTGAAGGGGAAGAGAATGATGTCCAGACAAGAAGCGTCATTGTGTGTCGGGTCAGGAATGAGACGGCCCATCCCGCTCGCTCAAATTATCCAAGGAAGACATCAGAGAGAGCGTCGCCTCCACACTCAACACAAGATTCAACTCAGTCTCCTTCAGAACACATCTCATTTGAGTCTGTCAGAAACAATGAACCCACCAGCAGGAAATCATCAGAACAGGGCGAAGCTgctgacaggaagtccacctATCCATACACCTCTATATTAAAAGGGAATTCATCACACATCGCAGCTGTTAGGCCCCAGTTGACTTCCTCAGTGTCTTTCAGTGATGCAGACGTGCAGCACATCCGGCTGCAGTCTGCCATCGACCAGGACACtaaggaggaagaagaggagcaggagCACCACTATCATACCAAAGTGTCCTTTCAAGGCCAGGCTAATGAGCCAAGCCCGACCATTGACCGGAGCGGGCCACTCATAAAAAGCCTCCTCAGAAGATCTTTATCCATGGACAGCCCTGTTCCAGTCTTCTCGCCCACATTGGAGCTCAAGGATTTGCAAAACCGTGAACAGTCGGTTGTTAAAATGGCATCCAAAGCATGTGGGCCGGAAACATCTGCTCACAACGGCAACTCAAAAAGAGCATCTCCCCTGGTTCTCAGGTCCAAGTACCCCAGCAGGTATGACGAAGAAACTCAGGTAGAAAGAGAGCTCAGTGTGAAAGCTGAGCCCAGCAGTCCACTCGCAGACCCTATGGACATTGTTCGAATCACAGTAGGAGATGCGCTGCCTGTTAATCTCAAAGACTTACAAGCAAATTATGAGCAAGGTTTAAGGCCAGATTTCAATTCTTTTGGGAAAAGAAGGGACCGTCCAGATAACAGAAGGTACCCATTCAAGAAGAGCAAAATATTCAAAGAACATCCCCTGACTCTTGATGAGAACTTGGCAGCACCTCAGAGTGACAGCGGCGACTTGAACGAGAACAATGTAGAGCCTCCTCAGAACAAAATCTTCAAATGCTGGAACTGTTTAAAGGTTTTCAGGTCCAGTGCTGGCTTACATCGGCATGTAAATATGTATCACAACCCTGAAAAGCCGTATGCTTGCGACATCTGCCACAAGCGCTTCCATACCAACTTTAAAGTGTGGACTCACTGCCAAACTCAGCATGGTGTGGTACAAAACCCAGCCTCATCCTCCAGCTCCTCTGTACTGGATGAGAAATTTCAAAAGAAGCTGATAGATATTGTAAGAGAGAGGGAAATAAAGAAAGCTTTGCTCTGGAAGTTAAAGAGGAATAAACAGGGTTTGCAGTCTCCCGCACTCGCCAAGAAGAGATCGAGGCCCAACTATATCTGTCCTTACTGTGGGAAAGTATTTGTGTTCCAGTCTCAGTACAGACAGCATTTAAGGACACATCCAGCTGAAAAAGCTGAACAGGACACGGCAAACGAGAGCATCCTCTACCAGGAGCAGAATGAGATTAGTCAACAGAAGAACACAGATGCTGGCAGTTACTCCTGTAGACTTTGTAACATGAAGCTGTCTTCACTCTTTGAGCAGGGCGACCATGAGAGGGGCTGTCGACATGCAACGGTATGTCCCTACTGTGGCCTCCGCTTCTCCAGTCCAACGGTCAAGAAGGACCACGAGACACATTGTAAGTACAAGAAACTGACATGCCTGGAGTGTATGCGGACCTTCAAGTCATCCTTCAGTATATGGCGTCACCAGGTAGAGGTCCACAACCAAAATATGATGACTGTTAAAGACCAGATTCACCTGCAGCAACAAGAGAACAACGAAGAGTCGCCTGAAATGCTCAGAGAGGATCCCTACCAAGACGAGCCTCTAGCGGCCAGGAGTTCAAGAGAGACAATCGGCTACAGCGACTCCTCAGGTCCGCCCATATATGACTCTGAAGATTCGTCATCTTATGTGCCTGAGGATCTAAGCATGGGCCACCACGGCAAGCTGGTTGTGAAGGAAGAACCGCTAGAAGAGGCTGTGAGTGAGAGGGAGAATACAGAGGCTGCAAAACAGGGGCCTGAAGAGCCCGGTGTGTGGCCATGCGAGAAATGCGGGAATCTTTTTAGCTCTCGCAAAGACCTGGAACGACAccaggagctgctctgccacaTCAAACCTTTCATCTGTCACATCTGCAACAAAGCCTTCAGGACCAACTTCCGCCTTTGGAGCCACTTTCAGTCCCACATGTCGACTGCTAGCGAACCTGGAGCCAAAGAGATCGACAGACATCCCTCACCTCTGTCTCCATCCCCTCCCACGACCCCTCAGAACCCTGAACGCCGCTCCCCACAGGCCTCTGTGCTCAAATCCACCCAGACAGTGCCACCGGCTGCAGCAGTGGCTGAAGAATCCAACAGCCCAGAGCCCTGTAGCTCATCAGTAAACACGACGGTGAGGCCTGAACTCGAACGCCAACCCAGCAGCCACAGTCCCCTGTCAAGGTCAAACAGCATGGAGAATCCAGGAGGCCCTCAGGAATCAGACACACTCTTTTACCATGCTCCATCTCTCTCTGCCCTGACGTTCAAGAGGCAGTACATGTGCAAACTCTGCCACAGGACCTTCAAGACGGCCTTCAGTCTTTGGAGCCACGAGCAGAGTCACAGCCACATGTAAGCATCAGACAAGTAGTAGTTTCTCTGAAGAGACAATGTTATAGTAAACACACCTCAGCCTACAAAAGGAAGACTTTGAATGTATAGCTTATTTGCTTGCCTCCAATGTCATATATTAAAGTGGCCATGTTCATTAGAGGTGTAAATGTGAATGTGCAATCAAGTGCTAGATTCCTCTGTGAGATGAGATGACTATAAATTGTTGAACTTTCCAAACAAGATATAATCAGTGCTCTATTTTCAATCTCTGCTAGTCGTCTAATTTTACTTATATATGTTGATAACATGAGAAAACAAGGTGTAGAGTTGTGTCCTTAATTTTTTTAGCTGTTCTACTCTGAACAAAAGTTGTTACAGTACTGATAccaaaggttagggttaggcttagCTGTAGAGTTTGGCCTGAATTGGTGAGGTCTTTATGGGCACAGTCTGTAtgaggctgattttttttttttttttttttttaataagaagtTGTCTGTTGGCTTTAAGAAGGAAACAGGTTATGCGTTATTAAGGTCATGGCTGACATAGACAAGTTGTTGCTGTTTGTAAGGACACTTCGGTCCCACCTCATCCCCACCTTAATGTCTAAATGTTAAGTCAGTTTGAGACAGCGTTATTAGAATAGCAACCATCTTGAATTTGCTTCAAAAGATGGCTTCTGAAATCAATTAAAGGTGACATCACTCAGACTTTGTCCAATCCTTTGTTTCATTACTTTCAAggtataaataataaaaacatttaagttcaGGAGCCTGTGCCTGATAGGTAAATTAGTACTGGAACATCTTTGTGTTTGaaataaaggttaaagaaaCTCGACACAACTTTATTCATTGTCTTCTCAGAGTGTAGGTAAAGTGCTTTAAATTTTTGAGAGGTCGGTGGTGAAGTAACAAGTAGTGCTTTTGCTTTTGTATCAAATCTATCTCTTGATGTGAGTGACACCCCTTAAAGATAATATTGGTGGCCTCAACCATGTATTCAATATGCACTTTGTGTAACAGTTTGATTCTGTTATAAGGGGACAAATTACAAAATGTTGGCCTCCAGATGTAGAAATTTTAAACCAGCCCAACATTTCCTCTTTGAATAAGcattcttttgcatttttctctcatatttgccttttgtcattttgtttaaTTGTTAGGTCTGTTAAGATCTTCAGGATGATTATTACAAACTTAAATCGCACATTGTTATCAAACATCTCAGACACCTGTTGTTTCaggtattgtattttattttttagccttGTTAATTTGCTTCATGCAGaacttattattttatttgcttATTACTAAGCCAATTATTCATCTTGTTTGTACATATAAATCAATGAGGCAGTGCAATGATTGGCCATGAGATACGAAGAAGTTGTTTCGTTGacagttaaagaaaaatgtgttcaagGTGCACTCACCAGATAAGGAGTGATATTTGGGAAATTGACTCTTTGTCAAGCTCAGCCCTTCTAGGTTATTGTTTCTAGGTTAGACAAAGTATCATCACTGGACTCCTCCCTTTGAAACAACTGCAAACAACCCACAATTTGGCtaaattcagtttatttttgattgatttgattCTTCTATAAAGAAAGTTCCTTAGTCTATTTTTGATTTAAGCTCCTGTTTTCATTGTCAACTTTCCACTTCAGGCTCTTTTAGTGCAATTTTCCAGCCTGagaatgaaaaatttaaaaagtttttcaccaatcacagcagcatattagcatcagaCTTGGTGAACTCAGACAAAATATCCCAATCACctccttgtggctggctgcagtataggtgataggGACTGATTTCAGTGCTAAAACTATTagatgcatacatttttaaagaaataaaaatatctaataatACGTTAATTAGTCCAAAATATTTGTTCCATTTACTTTACTAGAAAACCTGACCCCTAGTATCTACAAAGAATTTAGGCTGTATGAGAATAATATGAAATCTTTGAAAAATTGTTAATGGTTTAAAATATTTCTGGTGTCTAATGCTACTGATGTTGACTAACATTTGTAGTCCTCCCACAGCACATCaacaaaatgctttttttgcaaacaaaaaaagaaataaatgcaaTTCATGTAACACTCTGATCATGCTTACAAGTTCAGCTTTAACATGAAGTTGGAAATGAATATTAATGCTGGTTAGCTAATGCTACAGAATAGTAACATCAGCATTACATTATGCTATCATTACTAACAATATAGCATTAATAACTTTGCTAAAAAGTAACATTTTAGGTACTTAATCATTACCGTAACACATTGTCAGTATTAAAGATGTTTCCTCTTACCTTCCTGCATACAGTATGTATGTTCTTTGTGATTATCTGTTGTCAGTATGGTCAACCACAGAGTTAAATCCAAACTATGATGAAGTAACCAAATTAAAGTCTCACTTTCATCATGATTCATTGTTGAGCAGGCATCATCAACTATTTTGGGTTCAGCTTTTCCTTGACAGACACTTTCTTTGGGAGACagattttcaattaattttggTCTAagtaacatatttttgtttaaataatttaatttcctttcaaatatacattttttttatcctttaccAGTGAGATCAGTCCTAACTGACAGTACTACAGCCAGCTACTAGGTGCCAATTGCGATAGCTTGTACTAACATGTTTTCCATCACTTGATTTGATGCAAGTATACTAAATTCTAAATAGTGAAGAACACAAACAGGAAACGCCTTTTTTTAGTGATCCTGAATGGcccctgggctgccagttgatgatcacttcTGTAAAGAGTTCATGTAGATGCAAGTTTAACTGGAAGTAGCCCAACAGCAACAGCTGCTCTGAGAGGGGTCTCTCTGATTTGTTGGGTTAGCAGGGTGATAAAAAGAGCCAACAAAGGGTCAGTTTCAGCTAGAAATATAACTGGCTTGATCTGATATCAACCTGaataaaatatttgactttttactgcAGATTAATAACAAATTTTCACAGCAGAGGAAGTTTTTTAAGCACACTGCAGCAAAGTTTTTGCTATAATCTATGGTAAAATTAGAACAACcattatgcaaaaattaaaataatttgtgCAAATTTAAAGTTAGTATGCCAGCCAACCCAGTGCAGCACCAGTGTTATGTACTCTCATATATATTCTGATAGATTTGTGCAGTTAAACACATAGTAATGTACCAAGCTTTACAATGCTTTGATGGCCTTATGCAACATGAAATATACTTTGTCTCTCTGATTTCACATAAAGCACAATAAAGTTTCAG from Cheilinus undulatus linkage group 12, ASM1832078v1, whole genome shotgun sequence includes the following:
- the zbtb21 gene encoding zinc finger and BTB domain-containing protein 21, with protein sequence MESLVHYSNPSHSLSVLGVLNEQRLRGQMCDVVLVVADQRYQAHKSVLAASSEYFQSLFTRMDTETLKVVNLDFCEPDAFEIVLNYIYSSSLFVDKGSLAAIQELGYSLGIPFLTNIVSTRPHASYCVSRKRLSFSEGEENDVQTRSVIVCRVRNETAHPARSNYPRKTSERASPPHSTQDSTQSPSEHISFESVRNNEPTSRKSSEQGEAADRKSTYPYTSILKGNSSHIAAVRPQLTSSVSFSDADVQHIRLQSAIDQDTKEEEEEQEHHYHTKVSFQGQANEPSPTIDRSGPLIKSLLRRSLSMDSPVPVFSPTLELKDLQNREQSVVKMASKACGPETSAHNGNSKRASPLVLRSKYPSRYDEETQVERELSVKAEPSSPLADPMDIVRITVGDALPVNLKDLQANYEQGLRPDFNSFGKRRDRPDNRRYPFKKSKIFKEHPLTLDENLAAPQSDSGDLNENNVEPPQNKIFKCWNCLKVFRSSAGLHRHVNMYHNPEKPYACDICHKRFHTNFKVWTHCQTQHGVVQNPASSSSSSVLDEKFQKKLIDIVREREIKKALLWKLKRNKQGLQSPALAKKRSRPNYICPYCGKVFVFQSQYRQHLRTHPAEKAEQDTANESILYQEQNEISQQKNTDAGSYSCRLCNMKLSSLFEQGDHERGCRHATVCPYCGLRFSSPTVKKDHETHCKYKKLTCLECMRTFKSSFSIWRHQVEVHNQNMMTVKDQIHLQQQENNEESPEMLREDPYQDEPLAARSSRETIGYSDSSGPPIYDSEDSSSYVPEDLSMGHHGKLVVKEEPLEEAVSERENTEAAKQGPEEPGVWPCEKCGNLFSSRKDLERHQELLCHIKPFICHICNKAFRTNFRLWSHFQSHMSTASEPGAKEIDRHPSPLSPSPPTTPQNPERRSPQASVLKSTQTVPPAAAVAEESNSPEPCSSSVNTTVRPELERQPSSHSPLSRSNSMENPGGPQESDTLFYHAPSLSALTFKRQYMCKLCHRTFKTAFSLWSHEQSHSHM